CCAGCACGGGACCCCGCTTCCGGCAAGGACTTCGGCCGCGGCGGCAGCAAAGCGCTCCGAAAGGAAACGGTTGTCGTACCCGATCACGATCCCGCGCTCTTCCAGCCCCGCCTCCTTTACGTATCGGGCGATGGCCCGGGCGACAAGCCTGACATTCGTAAAGGTGAAATCTTCTGCAATTACGGCCCGCCAGCCATCGGTTCCGAACCTGATTTCGCCCATCAAAGCAACCCCTTTCTGGATCTTCCTGTCTTCTGTCTAATTATAGTAATTTTTCCTTCCGGCGAAAAGGGTCGGAAAACAAAAAAGCGCCTCGGAATAAAACCCGGGACGCGCTGCCGCCGAAAACCGGCTTAACCTGCCTGATTCTTCTGGCCCGGATCATCCTGAACCTGGGTGTCATGGGTTAGTTCATCCCGCTTCTTGTCGACATAGAGATTCCCCTGGGCATCCAGGCTGGCCAGCATCACCTGCTTGGGAGAGTTGATCCCCTGCTTTTTCAGTTCGCTGATGAGCCAGGCCTCATCCAGGTTGTTTTGCTGGAGATTCTGGTAAATTACCTGACCATCAACGATTAACTCGCTGCTTATCCCTTCGTAAGAGCTGGGAACCTGAAGGTCCTCCCGGGTCACCGGCTTTTTGTGGGACTTCAGCAGGACGCTTAACTGGCCGTTGGGCTCAAGCACCGCAAACTCCACATCGGAGATGTTGAAAACCCCCTTCTCCCGCAGCTGGGCAAGGAGATCGTCAACATTGTAGCGGAGCCGGGCCATGTTCTTTTCCATAATTTTTCCGTTCTGAACAACAATGGTCGGCTCCCCTTCCAGCAACTTCCTGGCAACCCTGCTCTTCAAGGAAACGTAGCCCATCAGGTAGGTTAGAGCTCCAAAAGTAATGAGGGCAACGAGAATCACCCACGGGCTGACCAGGGTATCGATCGCCAGCCCCGCCGCAAGAGACCCGATGGTGATCCCCGTAATGTACTCGTAAAAAGTCAACTGGCTCAACTGCTCCTTTTCCAGGATCCGGGTCAGGACCAGAACGGCAAAAAAGGCGAGAACCGTTTGGAAAATCACTTTGAGATAGAGAGTATAGGGCAAAGCGCCTCACACCTCCGTTAAATTTTCGAAATCAGCGGGATTTAAAAAGGGCTTCCCGCCGGATCTTCTCGGTTACCCGCCGGAAAAGGTCAAAGATCTCCCCCCGCTCCGGAATCCGGCGGAAGACAACAAATTCCTTTTCTGACGCTGCCACCATTTCACCCCCGGGTTTTCAGTCCTTTCCGCTGCTGCTTCCCTCCGAAGTATGACCAGTTTCTCCCCTTTCTATTCCTGCAGGCAGCCTGACCTTTTTCCGGGCCAAAAAAAGACCCCGCGCGCGGGGAGTATGGTGAGCAAAACGGTTTTTTCGGTTGAGCTCTCTTTCTTTACCTTCAGGCTCCTGATGCAGCTTCCGGAGCCTTTGGAGTTCCTGCAAGCCGGATCAGCAAGGCTCCGATCACGCATAATGCGGCAGCAATCAGGTAGGCCTGGTCGTAAACGCCGGTTATATCCACCACTTTCCCGGCAATGATCGGCCCCACAACACCGCCCACACCCCAGGCGGTAAAGACGAGGCCGTAGTTGATCCCGGCATGCCTGGTCCCGTAATATTCGTAAGTAATCGAGGGGAAGAGGGATAAGAGAGAACCGTAGCAGTAACCGGCGACAAGAGCGCCTATGGTTAATGTTCCTGCTGTTGTGAAATTCCTGAAGAGGAACATGTTCAGGGCCTGAATCAAAAGCACAAGGGTCAGGGTATTGACGCGGCCGATGATGTCCCCCACCCACCCCGAAATAACGCGGCCCCCCGCATTGAAGACTGCCAGCAAAGCAACGAGAACAAAGCCGTAGGCAACCCCCGCCTGGCTCTTCGCGATCGTTGCCAGGTGGCCGATGATCATCA
The window above is part of the Bacillota bacterium genome. Proteins encoded here:
- a CDS encoding DUF421 domain-containing protein: MPYTLYLKVIFQTVLAFFAVLVLTRILEKEQLSQLTFYEYITGITIGSLAAGLAIDTLVSPWVILVALITFGALTYLMGYVSLKSRVARKLLEGEPTIVVQNGKIMEKNMARLRYNVDDLLAQLREKGVFNISDVEFAVLEPNGQLSVLLKSHKKPVTREDLQVPSSYEGISSELIVDGQVIYQNLQQNNLDEAWLISELKKQGINSPKQVMLASLDAQGNLYVDKKRDELTHDTQVQDDPGQKNQAG